TTTGCATTGTTCCAAAAAGTGATGAAAAAGCTCCTGCTGATGAAGAGGCGGAACAGAGTGCCAAGGACGGAGAGAGTGGAAATGGCGCAGAAGGGGAGGAAAATTAGTCTGTCGGGAGTATTATTAATAAAAAGTAGTAGATTTGCCTAAATTTTTGAAACCTGAATTTTTAAAAGATTTATAGAATTACAAATTTTAATTTATTTATAATGAAAAAGTTATTTATCTCATTGGCTCTTGTGCTGCTTTGCGTTGCGCAAGTTAACGCACAGTCAAAAGAAGCCGAGTCTGCTTTAAAAGGACTTGCAAAAGCTAAGGAAACTTCTCAAAATCCTAAAAAAGCTGATAGGGCTGACACCTGGATGAAATTGGGAAATGCATACGCTGCATGCTATGATGCTCCAATCAACGGACTTTGGATTGATGCACCTCAGATGCAGGTTAAACTTTTGCTAAAAGACCAAACCGTAACAGGTTCACAAAAGAAAGAAGTTAACGGACAGGTTTATACCGTTGACAGTTACGCTGACAAAGACCTTTATTATGATGCATCCGGCAAACTTGCCGCATGGGTTATCAAGCAGCCTACGCTGACTGATGAAGACGCACTAAGTTGCGCATATAATGCATTTAAGAAAGGGGAGGAGCTTAAGGCTTCCAAGAGCGATTTGACCGCCGCCTTTAAGACACTTGGCCAAAGATATTGGCAATCAGCAATTAGCGCTTCCAGAGTTGGAGACAATAAGACAGCTTCCGTATGTTTTGAGAAATCATTTGAGGCTACTTCTGATCCTTCTGTAGGAATGGTTGATACAATGGCATTGTACAATGCCGGTGTTACAGCTTCTATGTCTAAGGATGATGACAGAGCTATTTCATTGCTGCACAAGTGCATGGAAATGAATTATGATTCAAACGGCGAGGCTTACGCATACCTATCTTCCGCTTACAAACAGAAGAGAGATACTGCAAAGGCAAAGGAAGTTCTTGCATTGGGCTTTGCAAAATATCCTACCAGCCAGAGCATTCTAATTGAGCTGATTAACACTTACCTAAGCACAAAGGATGATCCTAATAAGATTCTTGAGTACATTCATACTGCACAGAAAAATGAGCCTACAAATGCCTCTTTGATTTACACAGAAGGGAATATTTATAAGACTTTGAAAAAGTATGACCAGGCAATTGCTTGCTATCAGAAAGCTTTGCAGGTAGATCCTACTTACGTTTACGCTCCATTTGCTGAGGGTGATGCTTATTATTCAATGGGTCTTGAGTTGCAGGAGAAAGCTGCAATGGAGACTGATGATGCTAAGTACAATGCTTTGAATGAGCAACTTAACCAGTGCCTTGAGAAAGCTATCGTTCCTTTTGAGAAAGCATTCTCTATTGCAAAGGATAAAGAAGTTCAGAAATATTGCGCTGAATATCTAAAGAATATCTATTTCCGTTTCCGTGATAAGAATGAAACTTACAAGGCCGGATATGATAAATATAATAAGTTCTTGGATGAAGCTTCCAAGTAAAGTTTAGATTAAAACATACAAAAAAAACGCATCGGATTCCGATGCGTTTTTTTTGTTTTAGGTTAATTAAAGAACTTTGCTCTCCGCGGTATTGCTACTGCTGAGGGTTCTCACCTGCAGGGTTTTGCGGAGCTGATTCCTGAGGGTGATTAGCCTTGGACGTTGCTACTGCAACATTAATGGTTCTTCCCATATGTTCGGAACCGTTAAGAGCTGCAATTGCTTTTTCAGCTGCAGCATCATCCGGCATCTCAACAAATCCATATCCTCTAGATCTGTGAGTGTCCCTGTTAATAATAATCCTAGCTGAAGAAACTTCCCCGTAGGGAGCGAATAACTGCTCTAAGTCTTCTCTTCTTGCTTTAAAACTTAGGCTAGATACAAAAATGTTCATTGTAAAAGTTGTTTTGTTTTGTTGTAACAAATCTAACAATTTTTAACTGAATTTGCAAATTATCTACTATAACCGCGTTTATAGGGGTTTCCTTCATAATAATTTATGTACGCACGTATTGCCGTCCTTGTACCTCCGGGGGTTGGATAGTTTCCGCTGAAGTACCAATCGCCGCTATTTTTAGGACATGCTTTATGCAAATTCTCAATGCTTTGATACACAACTTTTACATTGCATTTTAAACCGTCGGGAGTAACAAGCTCTGCAATCTTTGCAGAAATTTCCTCCTCTGTGAATGGAGCATATATCTCCTTTACAAAGTTCTGAATATGAGGCTTTGCCGCAGATGAATCTTTGCTGGAAGTAGTACTTGAACTTATAAATTCTGAGAGCGGTTTGTTATCAGCCGCCTTGCATTTTCTGTAAACTTCACTTAGCAATTTTTCCATTCCTCTCTCTTTGATTAATGAAACCGCCGCATTAAAAGCGATAAATTCTCCCATTCTGCTCATGTCAATTCCATAGCAATCAGGGTATCTGATTTGCGGAGAAGAGGATATTATTATTATCTCCTTTGGATCTAACCTGCTGAGTATCTTTATAATACTCTGCTTTAGCGTTGTGCCTCTTACTATGCTGTCATCTATTACTGCAATTGTATCCTTTTTAGGAATAATGCTATTGTAAGTTATATCATAAACGTGAGCGGCCAAATCATTTCTTGTGCTTCCTTCCGCAATAAAGGTTCTCATCTTAATATCCTTAATAGCAAGCTTTTCCGTCCTTACCTTGCGCGCAAGAATCTCTTTGATAGCCTCATTTTCTTTGTTAAGAAGTTCTTTATTTTTATTCTCTTTGCTCCCGACAGATTTGTTTTGAATCTCTTCTATGGCCAGGAATTTTGCTTCATTAAGTTTGTCATTAAGTCCCTCAATCATACCATAATACGCAACTTCTGCGGTATTTGGAATAAAGGAGAAAACAGTATGGTCAAAACCGCCGGCAGAGGCTGAAAGAATTTGCGGAGCCAAAAGTTTGCCAAGCATTTTTCTCTCCCTGTAGATTTCAGCATCTGAACCGCGGGAAAAATAAATTCTCTCAAATGAGCAAGGCTTTGGATTGCTGGGCTTTACAATGCAGCTGATATTCATGCGCCCGTCGCGATGAATAGTAATTGCCTCACCTGCAGTAAGTTCTTTGATATCTTCAAATTTTACATCCATTGCGGTTTGTATGGCGGCACGCTCTGATGCTGCTACAACAACCTCATTATCACTATAATAATAGCAAGGTCTAATTCCCCATCTGTCTTTGAATACAAAACTTTCTCCGCTGCCGGTTGCGCCTACAATGCAAAATCCTCCGTCCCATGTTTTAGAAGCCTCCGCAATTACTCCCTCCATATCTATGCTTTCTTCAATTTTCTGATTTAGCTCCGCGCCTCTAAAACCTTGAGCCTTAAACTTTTTGTACAAATCATTATGATGCTCGTCAAGCAGACAGCCCATCTGTTCCAGAATTAAAAATGTATCTGCGTCGCTGCGCGGATGCTGGCCTTGTCCTATGACCATGTCAAATAATTCCTCTTCATTTGTCAGGTTGAAGTTCCCGGCAAGACAAAGATTGCGGGTGCGCCAGTTGTTCCTTCTTAAAAACGGATGAACGTAAGACATACCGCTTCTCCCTGTGGTACTGTATCTTAGGTGACCTATATAAACTTCTCCAAGGTATGGAAGATCTTCCGTTTCCAATGTGCTCTTCTTTGCCTCATCAATTGCTTTATGCACATTATCAAAGCATTCCGCAATTGCAGTATTGCCAAGCGCGCGCTCTCTGAATATGTATTCATTGCCAGGTTCGGCATTAATTTTAATGCATGCAAGTCCGGCTCCTTCCTGGCCGCGGTTGTGCTGTTT
The window above is part of the Bacteroidales bacterium genome. Proteins encoded here:
- a CDS encoding tetratricopeptide repeat protein translates to MKKLFISLALVLLCVAQVNAQSKEAESALKGLAKAKETSQNPKKADRADTWMKLGNAYAACYDAPINGLWIDAPQMQVKLLLKDQTVTGSQKKEVNGQVYTVDSYADKDLYYDASGKLAAWVIKQPTLTDEDALSCAYNAFKKGEELKASKSDLTAAFKTLGQRYWQSAISASRVGDNKTASVCFEKSFEATSDPSVGMVDTMALYNAGVTASMSKDDDRAISLLHKCMEMNYDSNGEAYAYLSSAYKQKRDTAKAKEVLALGFAKYPTSQSILIELINTYLSTKDDPNKILEYIHTAQKNEPTNASLIYTEGNIYKTLKKYDQAIACYQKALQVDPTYVYAPFAEGDAYYSMGLELQEKAAMETDDAKYNALNEQLNQCLEKAIVPFEKAFSIAKDKEVQKYCAEYLKNIYFRFRDKNETYKAGYDKYNKFLDEASK
- a CDS encoding RNA-binding protein gives rise to the protein MLQQNKTTFTMNIFVSSLSFKARREDLEQLFAPYGEVSSARIIINRDTHRSRGYGFVEMPDDAAAEKAIAALNGSEHMGRTINVAVATSKANHPQESAPQNPAGENPQQ
- a CDS encoding amidophosphoribosyltransferase, coding for MSEQIKHECGIVLIRLLKPLSYYKKKYGTYSYGLNKLYLMMEKQHNRGQEGAGLACIKINAEPGNEYIFRERALGNTAIAECFDNVHKAIDEAKKSTLETEDLPYLGEVYIGHLRYSTTGRSGMSYVHPFLRRNNWRTRNLCLAGNFNLTNEEELFDMVIGQGQHPRSDADTFLILEQMGCLLDEHHNDLYKKFKAQGFRGAELNQKIEESIDMEGVIAEASKTWDGGFCIVGATGSGESFVFKDRWGIRPCYYYSDNEVVVAASERAAIQTAMDVKFEDIKELTAGEAITIHRDGRMNISCIVKPSNPKPCSFERIYFSRGSDAEIYRERKMLGKLLAPQILSASAGGFDHTVFSFIPNTAEVAYYGMIEGLNDKLNEAKFLAIEEIQNKSVGSKENKNKELLNKENEAIKEILARKVRTEKLAIKDIKMRTFIAEGSTRNDLAAHVYDITYNSIIPKKDTIAVIDDSIVRGTTLKQSIIKILSRLDPKEIIIISSSPQIRYPDCYGIDMSRMGEFIAFNAAVSLIKERGMEKLLSEVYRKCKAADNKPLSEFISSSTTSSKDSSAAKPHIQNFVKEIYAPFTEEEISAKIAELVTPDGLKCNVKVVYQSIENLHKACPKNSGDWYFSGNYPTPGGTRTAIRAYINYYEGNPYKRGYSR